The Argentina anserina chromosome 5, drPotAnse1.1, whole genome shotgun sequence genome includes the window gaaagaagaatgcattgatgagcatggcgacattgagcatgaatcaaAGAACAAGATTGACTTTGcttccatgcatgttacatgcaaatgcataAATTGCACAAAGATGTTTGCTTATATAAGTGCATGAGAAATGGTGcaataaacatagaagaacaataagggagagatcatcttgtgtgtgatcaagagtgagaAATAGAGAGAAAACTTCAAGTAGAgaattttgtgtgtgtagcaaaataaagtgtgtgagagtgtatcccttcaagtgtgagtcttAAAGTAGTGTCTCTCTCGGTGTAACCTTTATTCGTATAGtgaatattttttattgttgtttccCGTGGACGTAGGCACTTTGTCAAACCACGTTAAATCCCGGTGTtctctatcatttttattttttgcttgtggttgtgagttatttcGATTTCTATTCTACAGCTCAATCTTCCGCATTCCCCAACAAACTGATCATCCAACTTAAATTCCAACATGGTTCCAAAATATGGAGCTGCATGATATTCGACCACTATAAAAAGAGATCGACGGTTCTgcttcatcaatcaatgtggGCAGCTGTGTTGGCCTTGGTTTCTGATTCAAAGTCGCAACCCTTGGTTCTGGAAAAGATGTTACGCTAGATTGACACTCGGGTGATGACCTTCAAAAAAATTGCCGCTACAAAATGAGAGGCGATAGAAGTGGACTTTGTCGCTTCAGTATGCTGGGGCAGCGAACTTCGACTGCCCATACTGAAGCGACGACCTTATTTCGGTAATTATGAGAAACAATTCTTCTAAGACGGTCGTGGCTGCATGATATTGTAAAATTGTAATCCTCATTGATTTCTATTGTGTACAATTGGTGATATTTATAGGCACCTTATGCATTACAATTGGTGATTTTTATATTGTAGAGAATCCTGTGATTTAGtttatacttttttttcttccaaaaCCACTCCTTGAATATTCTGATATCTACCCAACATCAAAATCCTGCTGGGATCCTATATAACTCGATCAATTTTATATCTAAGAACAAGTTAAATTATTTACTTATGGATGGAGCTGTAAATTTATGCCCTAAACACAAGCCAAAGAAGATCAATTTGTGTGTACGTACGTTGGTCACTTACTCACTTGATTCACTCTATATCGGTTTATGCGATCTGCATAACGAAAGAtggtttcaaactttcaaattGTAAGCGGAGATTAAATTTCATGAGATTTCTACCAGATGAGAAAGAAATACCTAAAATTCAGTTTCAACGTCAAACAAAATGCCATACTTCATTGGATCACTTAAGTGGCTCTAAGCATAAAAAAGAAAGCTAGCTATAGCAAACTAAAATAACATTCTGATCATCATAGAATTTATATCATAATCAAGTTTCATCTGATTAACGATGCTTAGTGCAATCAGTTGGCTTGAAGGAAACAGTTCTCTCGTCTAGGTCATAGCCCACCAGGAAGTTGATCTGAGCCAGGTTCCCAAATATGGCCACATCATCGGACGGAATCATTGTAAAGCAAACCATGTCATCCTCCACCCTCGCAAACGTGTTCAAAGCGTTCAACTTAACGTCAGCCCCACCGCTAAAATGTGCCGTTATAAACGGTACACCAATGTGATCTCTCTTGCTCTTAAAACAAATACTCAAAACGCCTCTAGGATCACTAACTCTCTCTGCATTAATAGCTGACTCGAGAGCCGAAACGACGTCGTCGTGGAAGCCAGGCGGCAGAagggtcaatgtagtaccagAATCAATTATAATGTTACCCTCACTTTCGTCGATGGCCTTGTTTGATGGGCTCTTGTAGAGTAACTTCTTTTTTCCTACGCTAATGGCCTCGAGCGTGAGATAGTAGAGCGTGTTGGGCTGTTTGGAGACTAGAAAAGTTGATACGGCGCCGGCGCCGGAGACAATGCTAGCTGTGCCGAAACTGATCTTGCTCGCTTCATTTGATTTGGCACCGTTGGGAACCAAGCAATAGGAGAACTTCCCTCCGTCTGTCGATTTTGATAACTGAGAAATGAAAGAAAGTGGACCGCCACCGAGACCTATCAGACCGGAGCCGGACTCGTCGAAAGTGCCACCGTTATCATGGCCGCAACCGAAGATGATCTCGGAAAGGGAGACCTTATGGCTGGAGGTTGATCCGATAACGAAGGTTTCCTTAGCTAAACTTCCACGTGTGTAGGAGCGGTCCGTAATGGTAGCTGTACTGGCATGTGTCTTGGCCGTCGGAAGACTCGGCAGCGGTGGCACAGGTGGCTTGATCGAGGTCGGAGCATGAGCTGGACTGGCATGGTAGGGTTTTGTAGGTAGATGAGCGGGCCGGGTCAAAGAGGGGAGGGTTTTGGTCGAAGCACTGCTTGCATGGCTTGCATTGGGTCCATATGAGGTCACTGCCGGTGTCGGCTGTTCCGAGGACTTGCACCGGTGGGGTTCCAACAGAGACGTTCATGAGATACTCCCTGGAGCTCGAGAACACTGTTGACTCGACTGTGGGGATGGTTGTGGCGCGTGTTAAGCGAGAGGCGCGTGCAATGGAGCGGAGAAATGAATCGCGGAGACGGTGGAAGTTGATGGTTGAAGAATCATAGGAGGGAGAGAGTTGGGAGTCGCGGTGGATGAGATAGAGGGTGAAAGAAGTTGTAATAGTGGTAGTGGCAATCACTAATATAAGAAGAGCGAAGCATGCAAGAGTTGGTGAGGCCATAATGAACTTGAATTAGGAGGATGATAATCGATGAAGATGGATTGATGGTGGTGATAGAATTGCTTGGTGGTATTTATAGGGATGATTTGGGAGGTCAAGAGGGCAACGTAATAATTCCTCACGTACTACAATGGAAAATTCTAGTAGTCTATATATAATGgtagattattattattacatAGATGGATGTTTATGGTGATTTTCAATGTGGCAAATATGTGGAAGTGGTGATTCATTCATAAGAACCGTCATGGGTGATCGATTGAATGGAGGTGTTAACTAAGAAAGAATGGAAGAGTTGACTAAGAAAAAAATGGAGAGTCAAGAACTCAAAAGTTCATTAACTAGCTTCCTCTCATTgaccgaaaaaaaaacaggttcCTCTCattgaaatttgaaagtgCTTATTTTTCTCTTAATCTTTTGGTTCTCTAGCTAtaacttttcattttcctAGGCCTATGTCGTCATGTATCTTCGAAATATACGAGTACAATTGTTCTTATTATAATGTATAATACAAACATCAAACTGGTTTCCATGGTTTAGATGTGCATTATTCATCGCTGTAGAAATATTGGCTgcgtgaaaaaaaaagttgaaaaatgATAACGCCGTTCCTGGGAAATTTAAGTGTACAACTGGCGGAAATACTTGTATACAGTACTATAACAACAAAGGTATCAAGAATGTGATTTACTTAGCATATTGTGAATAAGATTCTCATGTATTCCTCTAAAACTGCAATTTCCTCATTCTCTTGTGAATAGGATTATGTTTTCTTGTTAGCAAAAGGAATACTGTACATTTGCTAAattccctatatatatatatatatatatatatattcacaatTATGTTTCCTGGTTAGCAGTGGATTCTATCTTTGTATTTCTCTATAAATAAGAGGCTCCGATTGATACAACATCAATATCAGATATCTTGGTCTTTCTCATGAGCTTACGCTCTGGTTGCAAAACGGGCAAAAGACCATACATACGAGTTCCTTGCCACAGATGAGTTTACCTTGAGTCGAGGTGTGTTGTCATCTTTCCCCTCCGCGAAATCCGTGAAGGATCAGATATATATCTGGGGAAAAAGTATCGAAGAATGGGTAGGAGAAGAAACAATTCAGAGATGAAACAATCACCCTCTAACAAAATATTTTGATAAGAGTATATTGTTATCAAACGAGTCTAAGAACTGTATGTTGGGCATTCTTATCAAATTATTATGTTCGAGGTTGAATGATCAACCAAATTAATTGAAGTTTTTTGCATCTTCAATATGTCTCCCCAATTTTGTCCAATACTTCTCTCTAGTCATGTCTTTGATGTTCATGCATTCAGCGGGAGGGGGAAGATAAGGTGGTGCTTGGACAGTTGGACTCCTATAACCACAAAAGGAACATATTTGACTAAAAACTGAAAAGCTATGGAAAACGACTTCTTTGCTGTGTGCTTGATTTTGTAAGctagagaaataaaaagaaagcagCGATGTTCGCTTACGTTTATTAATAATAATGAAGATTTTCAGTTGATCCAGAGTGTTTTACAATCGCTTTTGCTGCGAAAACCATGAGGAACTGTTTTACATCGTTCAGGAAACTGTCATGGACTCTTGAGTTTTGGCAGACGTTGAAGCAGAAGACGCGGGGAATTTGATAGAGGTAAGCGAAACGTAAGTGATGATTCTGCATGGATGAGAATGGGAATGCTAAACCATATGTGGAATGGAGTTCAAATCAGAGGATGCTGCCAAGGCTCTCTATGATGGCAAATTGGGAATGCTAGGTGTGCTGATTAGTGGTTATAGCACCCATGTTGGTCAGTTCAGGAGATAATGTCATTATGGTTGCAACGGTATTTATCATTGTAAATTTAAGTGGCtctcttccctttcaaaaaaaaaaaagtggctCTCTTAAGAGAAGGCCAAGAAAGATTGACTCGTACATATCTTGCTAATCTTTCCTTTTATGGAGTGCTGTATAAATGCATCAATATCAAGACAAGGATATGAGTCTCAGGGAGATGATTGACTGCAGGCCTAATATAATGCTCGAAAGACTGTCAGGGAGTTAAGATCTAATGGCTATGTGAATCAACAGATGAGTATACCTCTGTTTAATAGCAGTATGAAAGGGCATTAGATAAAGAAATCAAAGCAGATAATAACACAATTTGCGCCACACCAGTACTGAAGAATCCATCACCAATGGAACAACAGGCTAACTTCTATACAAAACAAAGAGTATTTTTCAGGAGGAATTAGTTAAAACTACTGTGGATACTGCAAATAAGATAGAGGAAGATGGGCTTCTCAGTAAATACAGGGTTGCAAAGAATGAACATGATGGCAACTGGCAAGGCTTATATAGTCGGGCGCTCGAACTAACTGCTATCTCTGAGATGGAAGCAAGCTGCAGTTGTTAGATGTTTGAATGTGCTGGCATCCTCTGTAAAATTTTGTGACTATCTTACCCTTCCATCAGATTTGAAGCAACGGTCTAGGATTGCTGCCTTGGGTTGGAGTAGATGTACAGGGAGCTTTGTTTGTTTAGGGtttcttcttcaatttcaagttGAACAATTTTTATGCCAGGAAGCCCATAATATGCGGAGAAAATGCAGTTGCTGTAGAGACTAATAATACAGCAATGATTGCCGTACGGGACAGTGGAAAAAGATTGCTGATTTGAAGAAAATTGTTGCTAAAGTTGCAGCTCTTAGCTAGTTAGCTTGCAGGGTAGTGGAAATATACAGGAAGAAATTATGATAATAGCAGAGCAGCTATTTAGCGAAATGGTTTTTCCACTTAATTTCTAgcgtggtactctaatgttgCAATGCTTCTGTGGTTTAGCTCTTTTGATGTATTCTATCTGTGGATTCATTTTGATATGCAGAGTAGAAGAAGGGAGATGGATATCTTGTTTTCTACTAAGTATAATCTCTTGGTATTGTTTGTTTCgtttttttggaaatttggaaACATAGAAACCAACCCATGTTATAGTTTTAATTTAGATTTTAAATACCTATCAAGATTGATGTTTTAACTGGGACATTGATCCCCTATGTTTTAAGTCAAACAATTGCATTGGTGATGAACCATCATCagtcttcttccttttttttatttttcctattCAGTACTGTATAAGTAGTTCAGCATCAAATCATTAAGTAGTTTAAACATGATAAACTTACCTGTAAACAAACTACATTTGTGATCTAAAACATATAATGTGGTcgtcaaataaataaataataataataataataataataataataataataataataataataggaTTTGAATAACACAGCAAGCACAAAGTAAAGATTATTGCAACCAACAAACAGGAAACAAAATACACTCAGACGAATATTAACCCAGCAAGTACAAGAATCTCTACCTGGTGATCTTTGACCGGCTTCATCTGGATTATATAGGGTCTGTATTGGGGATCAGGGGAAAGGGTTCAATTTGTTTGTGGTTTTGGGGACATTAATTTATGATTAATTGTTCTAGAGAGAAGAGACACTTGAGTTGTTACATTGACAATAAGGGATCTCTATTAATAGATGAATAAACCATTGAGTACTAGAAATCCTATTATACTTTGTCTTTGTATGTATTTCTTGTTAATATTTTCATGTATTTAAATTTTCTTCTCAAAATGGTGGTTGTACTGGGTATTTCCGAATACTGTTATGGTGCTGCTACTATCATGGAAGATGCTCCTGTGAGCTGAAACCAAGGCAAGTCTTACCTCACTCTGTTTACACTGCTTATTTGGACCATCTGTTTTTAATCTTGCTTATGCAATTTGGACACACAGTAGAAAATTAAGATATGTATTGataatttgatgatttgataCAATGCTTAAGTTATCTATTTCTAGGAAAGATTGGAGAATATTAGCATTAATCCTAATGATTAAACCTAGTTGTTAACAccaccatgagtaacatgcTTCATGCTTTACCAGCTGTTCCAGCTCATGCCAACACTCCcactcaagttggcgcatacatatcaatcatgcataacttgctaagtgagtcataaaagacctttttagacacttcttttgtgagtatatccgcaagttgctcttctgtaggaacaaacggaaaacaaatgattttagcgtctagtttctcctttataaagtgacgatcaacctctacatgttttgtacgatcatgctacacaggattctgtgaaatatcaataactgccttgttgtcacaatacaactgtatagcacacttaggcttaacacccaaatcttgtagcaaattcttAAGTCATAACAACTTGCACACTccttgagccatacctctgtattctgctttaGCACttgatcgagctaccacatttggtttcttactcctccacgtaacaagattacctccaacaaaggtaaagtaccatGATGTCGACCTTCAATCCGTAATATTTCTAGCcaagtctgcatctgtgaagccacaaatctcaaggatattgttgtgattagaaaacattactcctttCCCTGGAGCTGAatttaagtacctcaaaatcctcacaacagcatccatgtgatccacgctcggattatgcatgaactgactcaccacacttactgcatacgcaacatctggcctggtatgtgacaaataaatcaggcgtccaactagcctctgataacgagttttgtcagtgggcacttgatctgggtactctgctaactAATGGTTTTGCACAATAGGAGTAttaattggagtgcaatctaacatacctcTCTGTTAGTatatcaaggatgtacttcctctgacacagatagattccatcacttccccgggctacctcaatacccaagaagtacttgagtgtacctaggtctttcatctcaaattctgcagctagctgcttctgtaatctatccatctcaatagtatcattaccagcaACTatcatatcgtcaacatatataattaaggctGCTACCTTCAATTGTTGGTGTCtaagaaataatgtgtggtctgaattactctgtctgtagccaattttcctcatgaattgtgaaaatcttccaaaccaagcacgaggagactgtttaagaccatacaaagactttctcaatctgcatacaaagttatttggAGAAACTACCACATATCTAAgaggaagatccatatacacttcctctgtaagttctccatgaaaaaatgcatttttaacatcaaactgtctaagtggtcAGTTTAAGGTAGCAgtaaaagagagcaatacccgaatagtgttcatctttgcaacaggtgcaaatgtctcatcatagtctatgccatatgtctgggtgaacccttttgctactaggcgcgctttataccggctcactgacccatctggattatgcttcactgtaaacaccaaacgacatcccactgccttcttgccatatggtgaaggtacaagctcccaagtattgttcttctgtaatgcttcaatctcttcctccatcgctttcctccattttggatctcccaatgcatcctgcactttgttaggtactgatacagcagaaatttgattcacaaatgattcatatgactaagacaatcttttggtagacataaaatttgccacatgatacttagctttagcctgaaaggtaggttcatatttttttgttggctgacctcgagtagacctatttggcaagacatattgtctactagtAGGTTCACTAGTATTtgccccaatagaatgactaacctcaaatgagtgatcttctgtaccagggaaatgttggtcaggggtataaacaacaGTATGGGAGGcaggaggggcagttgtgctgttagcttctggtacctgaatatctggagtgactataccagaatcatctggtggtgcATGTGTAGCTGATACATCATTAATCTCAATCGAACCTGTCATCATATCTCCTGGCcgacttgtctccccctctctacgatacagctcttcaaaatatgaattctccccctgaagaacAGTATCAGAAGACGTGCAATAGCTCATggcctcaaagaaagtaacatccatagtgacataatactgtctggtaggtggatgatagcaccggtaccctttctgatgtccaccgtatccaacaaacacacatttaactgctagggcatccaacttagaccactgatgttttggaagatggacaaaaacaacacaaccgaaaacacggggagaagattatgaaaagagggtaagaaaacatgggatgcaagcacctcatatggaactttgccTCCAAGGACACGGGATgaaagacgattaatgagctGAGCAGAAGTTaagacagcatcaccccaaaggtatttaggcatatgggcactaaagaaatacaccgagccagatcaagtaaatgacgattttttctttcggaaactctattctgctcaggtgtgtaaggacacgttgtttgatgaacaattccatgTGCGTTAAAGAATtcctgaaagacacgattcacataCTCActcccattatcagaacgaagaattttaattgtggcattatattgtgtttgaacagtggtatagaaggcttgaaaagccggaaaaacatcatttttgtttttcagaagaacaatccacgaaagacgtgtgcaatcatcaataaatgacacataataccgcattcccGACACAGTAGACTCCTTGGAGggcccccaaacatcagaatgaattaattcaaaaggaagagtaGGTTttttagaagtactaggggaataagtagatcgatgactcttacccaaaacacatgtttcacaacgaaaaacggactcatccacaccaagaaacaaagtaggcatggattttttcataacactaaaagatggatgtctcaagcgacgatgccataaccaaacttcacttagcttatcagaagtggagagcaaAGCGATCCGGGACAGTGTCCCTGGTTTCttccccgcatatgtctgatccagatgaaacaacctgccccttagatacccccgaccaattaactccccggtgagaagatcctgaaatatcacatacatgggaaaaaatgtcacagagcacaTAGCTTCAGTGTTCAATTGTGGGACAAATATcagatgatgagataaagcaggtacatatagcacattgtgaagctctattgtgagAGTAATATGAACTGACcctttccctaatacggggaaggcatcaccattagcattagtaacatatggtactggtggaggagataatatagtaaaataagatttgtcataagtcatatgatcagacgcaccagaatcaataatccatgtatcaaaaccaacaaagtgagaaatatgtaaagtcataccaatcttaccacgaccagctattgatgttgtgagtgttgctcctcctgctgtatgatgatcttgtccaaccacaccatagatatctggttcttGGACTagttgaatagctgctttcgccttaggacgataattaggcctctggggtctaaggtgtggatacaacttccaacaggttgcACGAGCATAGTTtgtatcatggcaataagagcaaggagggcggggctgattcccaaagcctggtggtggtcctcgcttatgaagtggagctgaagttgcttgttgaatggATGGTGTTGGAGATGCAGCCTGAACAGTGAGgctagaaacttcaacttgtgtcttaTGAAGACTCTCAtactgagactcatccttacggataaATGTGAAGGCTGTGTTTAGGCTAGGAGGTTCGGTCTTTCTGAGTAGCTCGCCTTTCGCattgttatgctttgcatcaagacctttcaagaaatggtgaactcgctcaagctcattcttttttttaataccaaacaatatcctcctgattcttgatcatgcaaggacgtttcacatcaatctcagcccaaatattcttcagcttagtgaaatattgcgccaccggttgcccatcctggtgCATTGcaaaagctgtgcacattaactcatgaacctgtataaagtcagagtcattagtaaatAGGACTTCCAATGTCTTCCATATTGCATGCGCGGTATCACATTCTGCCACCAAGTCaagtatctcttcattcatgGCTTTGAACAAGACAGACATTACAAGGCCATCATCATcgtcccatttagtgtaggcaacaaccGCTCTGCATTGGGAGCCTTAATTACTTCGGTTACATGTCCTATCTTATGCATTCCTCGGAGATGGGTTGTcataattttctttcatttacggaaattggccCCATTGAGTTTGGCTCCCCCAAAAGAACCACtgtcagaattcttgacagatacttcaaatttctgaACATCATTTACCTGAGAACTTTCTTCTTCGTCTCCATAACCCATtgtaaatcaaatcaaaaacaCAAATCAGTAATAATGCAGCGGAAACAAAAAAACTGATATGAACCTATCCAATTTGagccgggccgggtcggatcaAATCTGGTCGGGTCGGATAAAAAAATTGGCAGGATCGGGTCGGATCTGGCCGGGTTGGGTCGGGTCGGATATGGCCGGGCCGGGTCGAATCTGGACGGGCCGAGTCGGGTCGAGAAGTttttgggccgggtcgggttaaAATTGACCCGGGTGGTATTTTAGGGTTTATCTCCGAAAAATTCCCCAAATCCCTCGAAATTTCCCAAATCCCTCCGAAATTTCCCAAACCCTTCTTGCTTCTGCCTCTGCCCGATTCGATCTGGAAAATTGCTGAGCAAGGATGGAGAGCTCGGGCGAGGTGGCGCTTGGAGGCGGAGGTAGAGGATGAAGCGGCGCCGGAGGCATAGAGTGACGAGGTCTGCTGGACTCGCTGCGGATTGCCGAGCAACGATGGAGAGCTTGGGCGGCGCAGTGGAGCCGGAGAGGTGGTGCTTGGAGGCGGAGGCAGAGGACAAAGCGGCGCCGGAGGCAGAGAGTGACGAGGACTGCTGGACACGCCGCGCGCCGAGCTCCTGCTGCAAGAACACTGCCGGTTCTCTACAAGGTAAGAACACAAAcccgaaaaaagaaaaaatagaaaagatcGGCTCTGATGCCAAGTAGAAAATTAAGATCTGTATTGataatttgatgatttgataCAATGCTTAAGCTGTCTATTTATAGGAAAGATTGGAGAAAATTAGCACTAATCCTAATGATTAAACCTAATTGTTAACAccaccatgagtaacatgcTTCATGTTTTACCAGCTGTTCCAGCTCATGCCAACACACACAATTGATGAATTGGAACTAATCCCATCAATCATCAAATGGAAGAGTTCTGGCAACTTAGCAAGACCACAAGGATTAAGGATATCTTGAAATAGCCGAAACTCAAAATTATCTACTCTCTGGAGTATAATTGCAATACTTTCTATTCATAAGATTATGATTAAATTTGAAGCCAGAATCCTATACAGAAAACTGAGAACTTAAGAGATATCgataaagatattcagtaaACTTCATGAATAAACTTGGATAAAGAAGCAAATTAGCAAATATCAAATGGCATTACTCATTTATGTAAACACAATAACCCTTCACCAACAGAACTCATGAAGCACATATCAGATTCAAAAGGACCTTTGCCATTCATAACACAGCTTTCATGTATACcattacttatatatatgttatatgaTCAGACAAACAAACAGATATCCACCTATACTTCCTAATTTGCTTTTATGAAA containing:
- the LOC126795576 gene encoding LOW QUALITY PROTEIN: aspartic proteinase CDR1 (The sequence of the model RefSeq protein was modified relative to this genomic sequence to represent the inferred CDS: inserted 2 bases in 1 codon), which encodes MASPTLACFALLILVIATTTITTSFTLYLIHRDSQLSPSYDSSTINFHRLRDSFLRSIARASRLTRATTIPTVESTVFSSSREYLMNVSVGTPPVQVLGTADTGSDLIWTQCKPCKQCFDQNPPLFDPARSSTYKTLPCQSSSCSDLDQATCATAAESSDGQDTCQYSYHYXDRSYTRGSLAKETFVIGSTSSHKVSLSEIIFGCGHDNGGTFDESGSGLIGLGGGPLSFISQLSKSTDGGKFSYCLVPNGAKSNEASKISFGTASIVSGAGAVSTFLVSKQPNTLYYLTLEAISVGKKKLLYKSPSNKAIDESEGNIIIDSGTTLTLLPPGFHDDVVSALESAINAERVSDPRGVLSICFKSKRDHIGVPFITAHFSGGADVKLNALNTFARVEDDMVCFTMIPSDDVAIFGNLAQINFLVGYDLDERTVSFKPTDCTKHR